Sequence from the Candidatus Hepatoplasma crinochetorum Av genome:
TTCATTTAATAAATTTGTTCTTCTTGCTGCAATTATAAGATTATGTCCTTCTCTTGCAAATTTTTCAGCAAGTGCTTTTCCGATTCCTGAACTTGCACCTGTAATTAATGTATATTTCATATTTATTATCTTTCTGCACCATATTATATTATTTTTCACTGAATTAGATTCAAGAATTATTTTAAATAATTTAAATTTATTTACTGTAATTGGTTCTTCTGAATTTAAATAACATATATGATTATTTATTTCAATTTTTTTTAAACTCGGTCTTTCTTTTGAAGAAATTTGATAAATTACAACTTTATGATTATTTTTTGTATTCGGATCATTTATAAAATATGGTCTATTTTTATTCTCTGAGTCTTTATATTTATAATCTAAAATTTTATTATCATTTAAATAAATTACTTCTTTATTTTTTACTTTTAAATTAGCATTTACATATTTCTTAAATTTTTTCTTAAGATTACTAAAATATTTTGTATCATTTTCATCTATTAAAAAATTATCATATTTTTCAAAATACTTATCTTTACAATCAATCCTTTGATATTCGATAAAATTTTGATATTTATTCGTTCAATTTTTAAATTGTTCTAAAACATTAATTCCTACTTTTTCTGAAATAAAAATTTTAAATTTTATTTCTAGCAAATTAAATTTATCAAAATTTTTTTCTTTCATTTCATTTTAATTAAACTCAACGAATATCATAATAACCATCATTCATTTTTAATTCATTATTTTTAATTATTCCAAGAATATTATCACTTTTATATAATTTGTAAGTTTCCTCTGCTAATTCTTGTGCTGATTTTTTATTTACTCTATTTTTATATTCTTCAATTTGTTTTTGATTATATTTTGTTTTTGTTAAGGCTCGATCGTTAAATTCACTTTCGGTTGCTCCGGGGGCTAAAATTTTTACTTTAATTTTTTTATTTAATTTTCTTAATTGTTTTGCAACGCTTTCTGTTCATGATGATACAAAAACTTTTGAAGCTGAATAACTTATTGCTTTTGAAAAAATACTATAACCAGCAACAGAAGATACATTTATTAATTGAACATCATTATCTAAATTATCTTTAATAAACATTATTGAAAGTGTTGTTAATGATTTAATATTTAGATCAATCATTTTTTCAATTTTTTTAATATCTGAATCTCAAGGTAAATTTACATCTCCAAATCCAGCATTATTTATAAAAATTTCAATTTGATATTTTTTTACATTTTTATAAAAATTTTGTATTTCATTAGAATTAGATAAATCGACAGTAAATACAATAACATCAATTTTATATTTACTTTCTAATTGATTTTTAATTTCATTTAATAAATTTGTTCTTCTTGCTGCAATTATAAGGTTATGTCCCTCTTTTGCAAATTTTTCAGCAAGTGCTTTTCCGATTCCTGAACTTGCTCCTGTAATTAATGTATATTTCATTTTTATCTCCTTTCTAAACAAATTATATTATTTTTTAAATGATTATTTAAATTTTCAATATATGTATCTTTCTTTATTTTAATTCATATTATTTTCTAAAAAAAAGATATATTTTCTTAAAAAATAAAAAGAATATAATTATTTTGAAAAGTGAAAATAAAATAAGCTTTTTTTAGGGGATTTTTAATTTTTATGTATTAAAAATTAATAATTAAATAAAGGGATAAAAATTATGATTAATATAAATTCAGAGTATAAAAAACTTAAAAAAGTTCTTTTGCATAGACCTGGTTGAGAAACAGAAAATTTAACACCAAGTACTTACGAACGTTTACTTTTTGATGATTCTTATTATTTAAAAGAGGCACAAAGAGAACATGATGAATTTGCTAAATTACTTAAAAGTAAAGGCGTGGAAGTTTTTTATTTGGAAAATTTAATTGCTGAAACAATTTCAATTTCAAAAGATATTAAAGAAAATTTTTTAAAAGAATTTATTATAGAGGGAGAGGTTTCACATCATTCACATCTTTATATAAGAGTAAAAAAATATCTTGATTCTTTCAAAAATAATAATGAACTTATTTTAAAATTGATGGCAGGAATTAGATTTAGTGAACTCCCAAATGTTGGAGGGAAAAAATCTCTGAGAGAATTAGAAAGTCAGAGCGATGTTTTTGTTCTTGATCCACTTCCAAATTTAATTTTTACAAGAGATCCATTTGCTTCACTTGGAAATGGGGTAACAATTCATAAAATGACTTTTAAAACAAGACGAAGAGAAACAAAGTTTGCTGAGTATATTTTTAAATATCATCCAGATTACAAAAATACACCTTTATATTACAATAGGAATCGATCAACAAGTATTGAAGGTGGAGATATAATGATTCTTTCTAAAACAGATATTGCTGTTGGAATATCACAACGAACAAATCCTGATTCACTTGAAAAATTAGCACATAATCTATTTGAAGATAAGAAATCTAAAGTTTTAAGAATTTGAGGAATATCAATTCCAAAAGGGAGATCTTGAATGCATTTAGATACAGTATTTACACAAATTGATATTAATAAATTTGCAATTTTTTCAAATTATAAATTTGAAATCTTTCAGATAGCAAAAACAGGAAGCGATTTTAAAATAACTTCGGAAAAAATGTCAATTGATCAGTTGATGTCTAAAATTTTTAATATTAAAAAAGTTACACTTATTCATTGTGGAGGGCAAGATCCAATTCATTCTGAACGTGAACAATGAAATGATGGATCAAATGTTCTTGCAATTGCTCCTAATGAAGTTATTGCTTATGATCGAAACCATGTAACAAATGATTTAATGCGAAAACATGGAGTTATTGTTCATGAAATTCCATCATATGAACTTTCAAGAGGACGCGGGGGACCAAGATGTATGTCTATGCCTCTTGAAAGAGAAGATTAATTATTTATAAAAAGGAACAAAGATGACAATTAATTTAAAAAATAGATCAATACTT
This genomic interval carries:
- a CDS encoding SDR family NAD(P)-dependent oxidoreductase; the protein is MKEKNFDKFNLLEIKFKIFISEKVGINVLEQFKNWTNKYQNFIEYQRIDCKDKYFEKYDNFLIDENDTKYFSNLKKKFKKYVNANLKVKNKEVIYLNDNKILDYKYKDSENKNRPYFINDPNTKNNHKVVIYQISSKERPSLKKIEINNHICYLNSEEPITVNKFKLFKIILESNSVKNNIIWCRKIINMKYTLITGASSGIGKALAEKFAREGHNLIIAARRTNLLNEIKNQLESKYKIDVIVFTIDLSNSDQIKKFYQDVKKYQIEIFINNAGFGDQNLVWEANIDKTEKMLDLNIKALTLLSMMFIKDNLDKDAQLINVSSVGGYKILPTAITYCSTKVFVSAWTENVAKELQKLNKKIKVKVMAPAGTSTEFAERASKKSNLPKDWINNYKSWERKSAEELAEDTYILYKSNNILGIIDNHNKLKLSNDYYTNIDSRDTNPELIK
- the arcA gene encoding arginine deiminase; amino-acid sequence: MININSEYKKLKKVLLHRPGWETENLTPSTYERLLFDDSYYLKEAQREHDEFAKLLKSKGVEVFYLENLIAETISISKDIKENFLKEFIIEGEVSHHSHLYIRVKKYLDSFKNNNELILKLMAGIRFSELPNVGGKKSLRELESQSDVFVLDPLPNLIFTRDPFASLGNGVTIHKMTFKTRRRETKFAEYIFKYHPDYKNTPLYYNRNRSTSIEGGDIMILSKTDIAVGISQRTNPDSLEKLAHNLFEDKKSKVLRIWGISIPKGRSWMHLDTVFTQIDINKFAIFSNYKFEIFQIAKTGSDFKITSEKMSIDQLMSKIFNIKKVTLIHCGGQDPIHSEREQWNDGSNVLAIAPNEVIAYDRNHVTNDLMRKHGVIVHEIPSYELSRGRGGPRCMSMPLERED
- a CDS encoding SDR family NAD(P)-dependent oxidoreductase, which gives rise to MKYTLITGASSGIGKALAEKFAKEGHNLIIAARRTNLLNEIKNQLESKYKIDVIVFTVDLSNSNEIQNFYKNVKKYQIEIFINNAGFGDVNLPWDSDIKKIEKMIDLNIKSLTTLSIMFIKDNLDNDVQLINVSSVAGYSIFSKAISYSASKVFVSSWTESVAKQLRKLNKKIKVKILAPGATESEFNDRALTKTKYNQKQIEEYKNRVNKKSAQELAEETYKLYKSDNILGIIKNNELKMNDGYYDIRWV